The DNA sequence TGCATTTTGTGATCGCAAAAGGATACAAATCAGAATAGTTATGAACTTTGAAAATTCTAATGATATACTTCGATGTGGAAACTGTTATCCAATCATAGCTTCTGGTGAAAGAAATCCCGAGTTATATGTTATTCCGTATTGTATCTTGTTGGTACTGCAGCAATATAGATATGGCCGAAAAGCACCACCAGTTCATAAACTTCGAACATTCTAATGatatatactagtagtacttaGATTGGAAAAACTCTTAACCCAATCGTTGCTTCTGGTTATAGATCATATAAAATGTTGAGTTAAATGTTGTTGATCCTTATGGTATCATGTTGGTTGGTAGTTGTAATGGTGATGATGAGGCCATTGAAAAGCCTTACCACTTCGAATGAGTTACTTAAAGTGGTAGGCTGCAGCACGTCTGAGTTGTGTACATGTTCTAATAATCCATAGAAAGTTGTTTGCCATTGTGAAATCATAGCTTCTGGTTATAGAAAATCTCGAGTTTAATCTTGTTGATCCTTATGGTATCTTGTTGACTGCAGACTTATAGGTATGGCAATGGCGCTCATGAGGTCATTGAAAAGCATCACCACCTCGAACGAGCTACTTAAAGTGGCAGGCTGCAGAACATTCGCTTCTGGAGGTGCTAAAGGGAAGAAAGGGAAAGGCGGTGCTGGTGGAGATGCCCCCAAAGCATCATTGATAAGCAAAGAAGTGAAATCCACTACTGTTTATGGTGCCAATATACTGAAAGATGGGCAAGACCCGAAAATCTTGCCTGATTCCGAGTACCCGGATTGGCTGTGGCACCTGCTCGACAAACGCCCCGCCCTCAGTGAGCTCAGGAGGAAGGACACTGAAACTCTTCCATTCGACGAGCTCAAGCGTTTTGTCAAGCTGGATAACCGAGCCAGAATCAAGGAGAATAACATGCTGAAGGCCAAAAATTAGGACAGACTAGTTTGTTTTGGA is a window from the Salvia splendens isolate huo1 unplaced genomic scaffold, SspV2 ctg980, whole genome shotgun sequence genome containing:
- the LOC121791969 gene encoding 54S ribosomal protein L37, mitochondrial-like, which translates into the protein MAMALMRSLKSITTSNELLKVAGCRTFASGGAKGKKGKGGAGGDAPKASLISKEVKSTTVYGANILKDGQDPKILPDSEYPDWLWHLLDKRPALSELRRKDTETLPFDELKRFVKLDNRARIKENNMLKAKN